The Solanum pennellii chromosome 4, SPENNV200 genomic interval tcactaggtcagaaatgcatcattatacttgatatTGCATATCACTGCATTgtacatacttatcattagtgaacttcaTATTtcgttttgctgatcttgtgaatgCCTTTATGTGGAATTGGTGATTGATGTGTattgagcttgttgttgagaatatataatttgttaaagcactgttgttgaggatatataatttgttaaaatgttgttgttgaggatatgtaatttgttaaagtactgttattgaggatatgtaaattgtcaaagtgttgttgttgaggacatgtaatttttcaaagtgttgttgttgaggatatgtaatttgtctaagtgttgttgttgaactATGTGCGTTGTGAActgtgagttgttaggttgggctgattttTATGAAGGTTGTAGTTGTAGAGGTTCGGTGGGTGGTAGAAGTATCCATATTTCatcccttagcttgtgtttaggaATTTACTTTTGAGGACCGTGTGGTTtagtactcaccccttgcttctatattttttttgtagattacGAGCCTGAATTTTTGTGGTATCTTTCattcttcttttccgaggcttcttggagatttgtgaggtagttgtttgtcgtCTCAGCGTACTTTCTTTCTCCTTAGTTATGGTCTTGTTCTATTCTataaacaagttcatttgagagtagtattttcTTTGGAATCTATTGGAATACtctagaggcttgtacacgtgacaaccaggttttgggggtatTTTTAAGTTGATTGCAAATTTTTCgcatattaatgtatttgttgagttttaggcagacttgtcttggtgggataagacgagtgtcaccACGTTCAATTTTGGATcatgacaaaatggtatcagagccccagattcataggtctcacgtgtgtacaagtTGAGTCTAAGTAGAGTTTGGAGGATCGGTATGGAGACGTCTGTACTGgagaggctatagtgacttttaagaaaaaaaatctgcaCTTATTCACTCTCTATTGTGCGTACTTGGTCCCATTTTTATTCTTATCGCTTCACTCCATTCACTGTCATTTATGTGATGACTCGTGCGTAGTTCCTTATATGAATAGTTGCTGTGTCGTGTATTGATTTAATGTTAGATCTTGTATTAAGATGAAAAAGATATACTTATGAAACGAATATGTGATTATATTTGAAGGGGTTGAGTAAGGTTACTTACcatggtaaaaaaaatatagtacttGCGTGGAATAGGCTGAATCAAAAATAGTTTGAGAATTGAAAGTGAAATTATTAAAGGTAAGGCTAGATATGGAACGAATTTGgaaatattttacatttattcGATTGGTAGAAAAGTGTGATTTATTTGAGTACTATCTTCTCGATAGGTAATAAactttatgatgaattatggttGAAACTCAACTATATGATAAGGTTGTTGGTTAAAAAGATTTCTTTTGTGATAATGATGATTTTTGAGTATCTAAGATTacgataattattattattatatatagaaataaaatttctttcatgattgtttttattgttgtggagttaaaattattttttaataaatacttccaatatttataacattacaataattgttattgtattcttttttagtatttctatttattgaAGACAATAAAAAAATGTACCACAAAATTCATCGACAAATTCAATTAGAAACACAGTATACTTAAGTTGAAGCAATGGAGATTCGAAAGACTTTAAATCGATCTTTACGAATTGATTGACCAATGATTAGTATTTTATCATATGTAAAGCTTATGGTGCAAATATTACAAAACAAAGATAATAATATTGTTGAAAATAAATACCACTTGTGAATAAAtatgaagattgatgaactttTTTGTaaagatatcaacattttatatattcctCGCACACGAAATGTTTTAACTCATAATCTAACACAATTCTCTATTTCCTTGCTGCATAGAACTTTTTAGAATTCAACTTTTCCAATTTAGGTTGTAAACAACACATTATGTcgtatgaccatttgaaatagattataaattaatgagaaaagacataaagtgacacctgaTGTTGTGCCGAAATTTCAAAAGATAGCTAAACTATGTaagtgtcctattacccccctaaatACTCTTGAactgatattattacatcatttttcatCCATCCGACATGGAGAGTGTATGCACACTCTTAAAGAGCGTGGACAAATTAAAAAacgaaaataattttatttttacaagaattttactataaaatatatgtcacgacccaaaacgagccgcgagtggcacccacacttatcctcctatgtgagcgaaccaaccaatctaaaccccaatcattcaaccataataaacagaaaataacgcgaaagacttaaaactcattaacaaaatcaattaataacttctaaactCAAAACTTAtcattccccaaaatctggaagtcatcatcacaagaacatctatcctcaaattactaaagctaagagtatctaagaaactaaacatAAATAATAGCTAGTCtatgccagaacttcaaggcatcaagacatgaagaagaagatccagtccaagctagaagctttagctcaccctgaaatctgaggtgatgaagactggctagagttgcggttgagttgaagacgacggtacgtttgctgcactccacaattaacaaaaagaaaacatacaagtaggggtcagtacaaaacacaagtactgagtaggtatcatcggccaactcaaaatagaaaacagtatatataagataatatcataaaatcaactacaatactcaacaggtaGCAACTACAAAtactataatcattaataagtacGCCAAGTACACCCATGAGGACTCacgcctcaataccatactcatttgggaaataggttcatTAAATCTGAGTATATTAGCAAacttcaagattcattctctttattcctcttgtgtcggaacgtgacactccgatcccctaatactattttttctattttctttccaattttcatcgtcCGAATCATAAATCCTTCTATTAGTAAAAGTATCTATTAAtatgatgtaatagaacaatgaacaaaaacaaaaaaaagaaaaagaaaagaagaatggatgatggagtaagaagaaaTAGAAGACCTAGAGACGGCTGATGTAATATAGcaatgaacaagaagaaaaaaaagaagaaaataagaacaggtgatggattaagaagaagaagaagaactataGACGAatgatggagtaagaagaagaagaataaccAGAGAACAATGGTCcaattttcagaaatttcaaattttttgaattttgaaattcaaaatttcatattagaTGTTGTGAAacgtttttaattaaaattaataatttaaaattcaaaaagtgattcagaagattgagtgttttagtggagaaaaaataggcatgatATTGCGGAAGTGTGTGTTAGAGGAGAGAGAAGGCTATGTATCTAAACTTCTAAAAgaaagggaattatgtaatatttaaaaaaagaagagaaaattagagaatactaaacttataattatatatttaagttatttttccaaaaaaaaatagtacgAAAAAAGTTTGTTCCAGCGTACCAGGAGAGAATTTAAAAACAACCAAACAAATCAACCCTCCAATAAATActcttctcaatttttttctctctctacgAAGCTTCCTCGAAGCTTAGTAATGGAGTCCTACTTAACCTCCTCCATTTCTTCTTCCTTTCAACCTCCTTCATCAATTCCTATTCCTTCTCCAAATTCTCAACCATGAAGTTCCCCAAAAACTTCTTCAAGTCCAAAAAATCCAGATCCCTTTCCCGATCCGATGATCCATCTTACTcatcttcctcctcctcctccaaCAAAGGCGGTAGCGTCGGAGGAATTTCTACTCCTACGAGCGTGTTACCTACTTTATCCAACGAGATCTCAGCTGATGAGTGGTCCGACATCTCTACCGCCGGAGTTTACTCCGATCTCGTTCAAGCGTTTTCCGTTATCGATAACGGAGACGGTAAGATTAAGAAGGAGAAACTCGAAGCGATTTTAAGCAGAGTTGGAGGTAAATCTCCACCGAGTGAAGAGGAACTTGTGTTGTTGCTTGATGAATTGGATAAGAACGGAGATGGATGTATTAGTTTAGAGAATTTTGAAACTATTACCTCGGCGTTTGAGTCGACACCGACGTCGGCGGCGGGAGATGCAGGTGAGATGAGAGATGCGTTTGATTTCTTCGATGAGGATCACGACGGGAAAATCACCGGTGAGGAATTGTTTAACGTGTTTAGAATGATCGGCGATGAACGGTGCACGTTAGAGGAATGTAAGCGTATGATAACAAGTGTAGATAAAAATGGAGATGGATTCGTCTGCTTCGAGGATTTCTGTCTTATGATGGAACAGCagagataaaagaaaagaaaatagaaattgtcttaatttattttatttcttgtgTTAGTTGGGAAAATGGGTTGTGAGATTAATTAGGACCCTTGATTTAGGTCAATCTAATGGCTAGGATTGATCTATATTTggaagaaatatatataaaatgagaacAACTTCCTccctttttaagttttaaaccataatatataacatatatatagttttactcatgttttagttattttatttttcattatatacatatatatataaattgaatcgtaattatattattgtttggtTGATTTTGGATTGttaaaaatacttaattaaatGGACTGATCAAGAAAGGCAATTTGATTTCAGAACTcaaatttacataaaataaataatgcattTAATCATATGTTTTACGATCtcaaaacacacacaaaaaaaacataacaaaaatttGTGTTTGTCATGATGAACTATTAATCAACAGGTCATTTTCGATGTATAATTCAAATGACCtgttaataaaattaatgaaaatcatTTTAAACTAATACATAGGAATAATaatcaaagttaaaaatttaattttataatctgGAAACATCTAAATGAACTATGGTAGTCGTGCTAATTATAGTTACAAACCAAATTGTATTAATTAGATTATTGAAATCTACCTTTTCAAAGTAAGATGAGAGGTTATGATCAAAGAAATTTAGCAATtacacaacaaaataaaattctaacaaacttgacaacaaaaaaaaattcaaaaatgaagTAATTAAGAAAACTCTaccataaaattataaatttcaaattttagattCAATTCAGACCATGCTATTATTTCTCTTTAATTTCTGGTTGGTTCATCATTAATCATTGTCCACATGCTAGCATGTTCTAAGTAGATACCTAGGAACAATTGCAATAATCTTGGAGAATATTTCAATTATCATATTCCCAAAAcatgatttaatattttattaatgctGATAATTCAGTGGTCGTTAGAATGAATGTGTGTATGTCtaagaatctttttttttttttaatttgaataaataataagctacaacctataaaaataataatcaccaTATTAActaaagaaaatcaaaagatcaacttttcttaattgttttaattttagtcACCTAAAGTAAACAAAGAAGAATTCAAGGGTTACTATTAGTGAATAGTGATATTAAACATATTGTTAAGCAAAAATTAAACAACTATTTCAAAGGTAAATAGTTAACACATGAAAAAGTTTTATAATAAAAAGGATTATATCTGGAAAAAGTCTTGGCTGGACAAACAAGATAATCCAAAACTAATGGagaattgaatattttttcttgtttttttctttcaaacttcACCTTTTATGAAACTTCATAGCCAAAACTTTGATTTATTAACTAAGGAAGTTCATAATCAAACAAGATTTGTAGAGTAAAGAGAGTGTATAGCTAAAGCATAATCCCACTTTGTTCGTTTGTTAATGAAGGAGAAAGAAAATAGagtttttacaaaaattataaaaaaaatatgacaatatAAAGCTTTATTGACAATGAAGATACAAAACATCaagtgaaaattaaaaaataaagattagaGGAGTTTTGTGTTTTTTCTTGGTTTTGGATCAATCTTCACCTTCCATGAAACTTCATAGGAAGTTGTCAcatctttattaattatatattggaCAAAATGTCAGAAAAAAGTAGTCTAGACTTTTCTTTACCCAATGGATTACaattaaatgataaaagaaGTGACAGCTGAATAATAGTGTATATTTTGGACTTTATAAAAATCATCTTTTCATGGAAATTGCTTCCTAATTCTTTAGGTATAAAGGTGGTAttttaagtaaataatttttttttttaattttgtaatattaCATTAGATATTTATGaagtatcaaaatattttttaatttgatacttTTGAATATGTTACGTGAGAAATTTTGTAATAGATGTTTGATCAAATTGTTCTTTTCCGTTCTTAATCAGAGATCTCATGTTTGTATTTGAAGAatgagaaatttattttttttattgatagatAACAATAAAGAGCACCGTATATGAATTCCAAATCTGTTAAGTTCAAATTGTAGATCCATGGATATATATACATTGTTATTGCATATATAAGTTAATCCCTAGATCAAATACATGCATGCATGTAATTGGATCAAGTTATTTATGTTCATTGCATGTTGCTAATGTATCCACTAGCAAACAAATGAAGTAGGCCAGATGGTATAgtgattttttagaaaaacaaaagCATTTGACTGACATGTTGACACAATGATAACAAATGTGAACTGAAGTCCAATTTGCATATACTGTTTTgtttataaaataacataaaatattttcatacacACGTTATTTTAGCAGGATACACAAAAGGGATTTGTCATAGTTACAAACAGAGTATAAACAAAATAGCTCTATGGTTTTATGCGAAACTCGTCTTTAACtttaaataactttttgtataaaatcatatatatatatataactcgcctttaactttaaataacttttcgtataaaatcatatatagatGGGCTTTGATGAGGTGTCGTTCGATTGAAGCATGCAAAAGGACAGTTCGATGCACTAAAACTCACACTATGTGAAAGATTTAGAGAAAGGTGCCACAAGGACCTATTATACATAGCCTTACCTTACATTAGTATGAATTTCATAATTACGTATATAAAAAGAAGTATgaatacatttatatatacttACTGCATTTTCCAAATTGTAACGCTGCTAATACGTTGCCGCACCACCACTAGAATTGGCAGTGttatgaatgactggaaaatgAAAAGGGGAACAATTATTATACCTTGTAAAGGCAgagtacacacacacataattATGTGTCAAGCCAAATAGAAAAGAGAGCAAACACACAATTCTGCCTTTGCTATGGTGGATCTTCTCTACTCTCTACCAGAGTTTTCTTCACTATAACATGAGACGAATAAGAATTAGAAAGAAATGAACAAATTTTGCAGCAACAAAAACCATTTAGTTCTTTTCTATACGACTTGTTGACACAAGTTCAATTTTCGGCCACTGATTCGCCTATTTACTTGGAAGGTCATTTTAGTAGTTAAATAGtaggtttacatttcattcCTGAGTACATTTAATTTGCATATGTAAAAGTGAAGTGACACTTCATTTTATCATCCAAGTCTTATGGACTTATGTCCACAAAATGGTTACTATCATCACTActtcaattcaaaattaattagagTCAACTATATGCATTATCTAAATGATTCATCTAATACCCCTATTTTAAGATTCAATTTCATCCTAATAACCATTGAATTtctataaaatcatatttgatgGAGTGTGAAGACGTAGATAAGTCATTGCGATACCTCATCTTCTCTGTTTGTCTTTACCACTAATTATTTGATGATTCTTATTCAATTTAGATTTCGacaaattaaaacaacaaaaaccaACATATTGTAGTATATAAAAAAAGGGTGAATATTGACAGTCCTGtttgttgggttatgggccttttttccccttcctatgtggataaataaaagcccaatttggaccaacccattatTGCCCATatgcccattcttatgaggcaaatataagcctatttaggtcttattttcatatacacagagagttttttcagcagccaaaaagagagaaagagagcagttttcgcagtcaaaattcagccctaacagccaacttcaaattgcgattcccgcttcgtttcttgtcggattgagctgatttttggacagcatattatcttcatctcaatctttgattaggaactgacagagttggatttggtggcctgcagcttcagttttgctatcgtgaacagtagctgcgaaattggtatTTTGCTCCTTtgattctctagatttggtgcaatcttattttgttgttgctcgttgtttggcacttgttttgtggccaattttggagaacaatattgtaactcttggtgattatagtggagcttttggtcccgtggttttttactcttcacatcgaagggttttccacgtaaatcttggtgtcttgtgtgattggtttattattgccttgttatattggtttggttgaattacttgctgccttactatcatattgcttgtggttgtttgtcttctcttggttcaaagcgagaagggaaagtatagacttgggtattcttccgctgttatcctgtcaggcattctttgttagtgccttgtctttcccaacactgtggtatcagagcattggttattgttgattgtcgttttgaatgatggaggcaaatatgagcaaaatggtgtgtttaaatggtagtaactatcatatttggaaaggcaagatgaaagatcttctatttgtcaagaagatgcatttacctgtgtttgcttctaataagcctcagtctttgaatgatgaagaatgggaatttgagcatctgcaggtttgtggctatattagacaatgggttgaagataatgttagaaatcatattgtgaatgagacacatgccaaaagtttgtgggacaagctcgagacactttatgcttcgaagactggcaacaacaagttgttcctattgaaacaattaatgaatatcaggtataaagagggcactcctatttctgatcatattaatgattttcagggtgttcttgaccagctgtccggaatgggtgtaaagtttgatgatgagatacagggactttggcttcttaatactctgccagactcttgggaaactcttcgagtttctttgactaattctgctcccagtggtgttgtaaccatggaatatactaagagtggtgtcttgaatgaagaaatgagaagaagatctcaagcctcatcttcttcagcttcacactccgatgttttggttactgaagatagggggagaaacaagtccagaggtcagaatgatagaggtaaaagtagaagcaagtcaaagtctaaatacaagaatattacatgtgactattgccacaagaatgggcatatcatgaaatattgttacaagcacaagagagatatgagacaacaaaagagagaaggcgataatgaaaatcgtgttgctgttgttgctaatgatgatcttcttgtttcttgtgatgcaaatgccattaatcttgttcgtgatgagtctagctggtttgtggattctggtgctacttctcatgtcacgccaaagaaggaattattttcttcttatactccaggtaattttggaacgttgaaaatgggcaataatcatgaagttgaagttattggcattgggacagtttgtttggaaagtaacaatggttccaaactagttctcaataatgtcaagcatgctccagatgttcgcttgaatttgatttctgtgggatatcttgatgatgagggttatgttaatacacttggtgttggccagtggaagcttactagaggtttgatggttgtggcccgtggtgacaagttgtctaacttgtatgtatttcagggctccatgtccagagactcagtaaatttggtggagaatgatacttcatcagagttatggcatagaaggctgagtcatatgagcgagaaggggattgatagtttggctaagaaaaatttgctttctggagtgaaacaagcaaagttgaagaaatgtgttcattgcttagccggtaaacagaaaagagtttcttttcagagtcatccgccttcaagaaagcttgatttgctggagttggtacattctgatttgtgtggtccttttaaggtaagatctcatggtggtgcactttactttgtgacttttattgatgatcattctcgcaaactctgggtatttcctttgaagtccaaggatcaagtacttgatgtgttcaagagttttcaggccttggttgaaagacaaacagggaagacattgaaatgcatccgctcagataatggtggtgagtatattggtccttttgatagatattgcagagagcagggtattaggcatcagaaaactcctccaaagactcctcagttaaatggtttagcagagaggatgaacagaactctagttgagagggttagatgtatgctttcagatgctaagctgtcagattccttttgggcagaagcacttaatactgctgcttatgttatcaatttatctcctgctgttgctttagatggtgatgtccctgacagagtttggactggtaagaatgtttcttatgatcatcttagagtctttgggtgtaaagcctttgtacatgttcctaaggatgaaaggtcaaagttggatgttaaaactaggcagtgtatcttcattggttatggtcaagatgaatttggctatcgtttctatgatcctgttgagaagaaacttgttagaagccgtgatgttgtgttctttgaagaccaaacaattgaagatttt includes:
- the LOC107015719 gene encoding probable calcium-binding protein CML35 translates to MKFPKNFFKSKKSRSLSRSDDPSYSSSSSSSNKGGSVGGISTPTSVLPTLSNEISADEWSDISTAGVYSDLVQAFSVIDNGDGKIKKEKLEAILSRVGGKSPPSEEELVLLLDELDKNGDGCISLENFETITSAFESTPTSAAGDAGEMRDAFDFFDEDHDGKITGEELFNVFRMIGDERCTLEECKRMITSVDKNGDGFVCFEDFCLMMEQQR